A stretch of DNA from Nonlabens ponticola:
GAAATCACTTTCTTTGTAGAATCGAGGGTCAAAAAAATACACGCCTATCACACTACCTTCTGCATCACAGGCAGCCTTAAGACTTACTTGATCTTGTGTTCTTAAATCATTTCTAAACCAGACTAAACTTGCCATTTTCTCTTCATATTATTTATTAGAACTGCATTTTTTACTACAGTAGATCACGCTTTCCCAATTCTTTTCCCACTTCTTGCGCCAGGTAAACTCTCGTTCACAAACGGGACAAACTTTAGTAGGTAGATTATGCGGATTGCGTGCTTTTTGTTTCATCATTTTTTGATCTCTATTTCCTCAAGCTTTTGATCAACCTTAGCATAACTCAATCGCTTTTCTACAGTAGCAGTTGCATAAGCGTCCAGTCCATTGATAGTTACTGTTCCTGCCTTATCAAGATTGACCCAACCATCATCCGTCTGGATTTCTGGAGCTAGAAAAATGTCTGTGATTCTGCAAATGACCAGCCGACAATCGTTTTCTTTAAGATAGTACTCGTTTTCATAGGTCGCTGCTACTTGTACATGAGCATATTTCACGAAAGGGGCTTTGAACCCATCACGCTTAAATCTTTCTATTCCTAGCAAATCAAATTCTGATAGTTTAGGATCATACTTGGCACTGCTTTGATGCGCTGCATCTACCAGATCCATGTTAATGTGATTAAGTGTTATAGAATTGGTTGCCTTTAAGTTCTCATAAGTGTGACCAGCGCCATGACCCAATGGTCTTTGTATGTATCCAAACAATGCTGGATCACTTCCTAGATGGGTTACACTGCTAAAAATCGCCACGTTGTCAACGCCATCTTCTGATCTTGTGGCTAATAAATTGGCACTCTTGAATCCGGTTATACTATTGATAAGATGACCACGATAGTGGCGCTCCATTTTTTTTATTTCGTATAGGCTGTAGTGTTTCATAATGCTATAATCTCAAAAGTAGGTTTAATCAATCCTTGAATAGGTTAAACAAAAATCAAAACATAAAAAAAGGCCGTTCCGTTAGGAACAGCCTTTCTTGCTGGTAAGCTAGAAGCCCTACTTAATAATGAATCGCTCTACGAGCGTTTCTTTTTTAGTCTCAATTTGTAGCATGTAAACACCTACGGCAAGATTACTCACGTTAATCGCTTGAGTGGTTTCACCTTGTAGTACCTGCTGTCCTTGCATGTTAAGCACACTATACTTGATGTTTTCAAGACTTGTCACTTTCACATTTAAGGTTCCGTTTTCAACTGGATTGGGATAAATCGAGAATAATGGCGCATCGTCTATTGGTGACTTATTCACCGCATATTGATAATCATTATTAGTAGCATTACCTAAACAGAAAGATTTTACATCTGTTCTAGTAAATGATCCACCTGATGCAAGTACAGCACCATTTGAACTGTTAGTCAATGCATAACTACCATTACCGTATTGGCAACAAATACCATCGCCGTAGGCATCAGTAAAAGTCAACGTATAACAATCCTCTGGCAACGTCAATGGAATGTTTACGGTAGAGCCGTCTGCTTGAGATGCATACGTTCCACCAGAGGCAACTGTTGCGCCCGAACTATTAACTAACGTCCAGCTTGTCTCTTCTGGGTAGTTGTCAAAAGTAATTCTCAAGTTAGCTGCTACGGGTTGTGCTGCTGCACCATCGGTGAGTTTCACATCATCGATAGCCATATCACCTTGCCATGTAGTTCCTGTAGTACCATTAAATCTCAATCTTACTGTTCCTGCACTATATGCTGATAAGTCAACGCTGGCATCTCTCCAGGCGTTACCTTGATTACCAGACTTGCTCCATACGGTTGACCAGCTCGCTCCATCATCTTCAGATGCTTGTAGCAATAGACCACCCATATTGGTAGCACCATACATATGATACTTGAAGGTAAGTGTAGCATCACTTACTCCAGCAAGATCAAAACATGGCGAGTTTAATATTGCGGTTTTGGTGCTGTAGTTAGGTGCCGATGATTCCATGTAAACATAGTTAGAACCTTCGCTTGCGCTTGATGGTCCAGTTGCATTAGACGGCGTGCCACCGCTTCTACGAGTCCAGTTAAAATCATCGCCAGTCCCTTGAGTCCAGCCACCTAAACCAGATTCAAAACCTTCTGCATAAGGTGTTCCAGCTGTAGCCACACATCCAGCAGACGCCTCTGGCTCTGTAGTAAAGCTCACTGCCGCACTTTGATTACTGATGTTTCCAGCAGCATCTTTAGCTGCCACTCTAACTGAATAGTTTGTTCCAGCGGTCAATCCAGTCAAGTTTGCAGTTGTTCCTGCAAGAGAGCCTAGTAATGCACCATTTGAATACACATCATATTCTGTCACGCCAACATTATCTGTAGAAGCATTCCAGTTTAAGGATGCTGTAGTTTGTGTGATCGCGCTTACTACCACATTTGCTGGCACGCTAGGCGCCGTTTGATCAACTGGTGTAACATTTACTACATTAGAAGCATTGGACTTGTTTCCAGCTGCATCAACAGCTACAATACTAAAGCTGTAGGTCGTCCCAATAAATAATCCATTTACTACTTGACTTGTGTTAGTTGTTGTAGTAAGTAGATTAGAACCATTATAAACTTCATAGCCAGTCACGCCTACATTATCACTTGATGCATTCCAGACCAGAGTTGCAGAGGTCTCACTCACGTTATTTGCAACAAGTGAGCCTGGCGCTGTCGGTGCTGTTGTATCAGCGACAACGCTTCCTACATTCACCGTGTAATCTTCTACCTCGCCATAGTCAAATGTTTCACAAGCTGTTGGCAACGCATTATATTTCATAGAAACTCTCAGGCGAGTTGCGCCACTCGCAGCACCACTCGGAACTGTAAATGATCCAGAAATCAGTACATTTTGCGATGGTGCAGCAGTGAAGACTTGCTCACCAGCATCGTTGAAATCGCCATCTTGATTGTAATCAATCCACATTGCATAAGCCTCATTATACTTAGTTCCAGTCCATGTAGGCGTTATTTCTAAGGTGTATGAATCGCCAACTGCTAGGTCTGTGCTTGAGGCTGTAAAGTTGCTATAACCAGCTGCATTGCCCGTACTTGATTTATTGATCGCATTTAATTTGAAATTGCTGATGTACTCATCTGCCACGCTATTTCCTTTAGACGCACAGTACTGAACACTGGTCGTAGAGAAATTGATTGTCGAGCTGTATGCACTTTGAGAACCGTCAGCACATACGCTTCTCACCTGAACTTGATAAGCTGTATTTGCAGTAAGTCCAGTAAGGTTTGCAGTCGCATTGTTAACTTGTTGTGTCGTCCATGCAGTTGTTCCGCTTTCGCGAAAGCGTACAACATAAGAAGCACTAGGAATTGCAGTCCATCCTATGGTGGCATCTTTGTCGCTTGCGCCGTTCAATTGAACGTTAGCCGGCACTGAAGCTACACATGGCTGTGCCTGTGCTGCGATTCCTGTAACGATCAATGAATAATTCTGAGAACCGCCGGTAAGCGTTCCTTTATGGGTAACTCTTATGGTATAGGTCCCAGAGGCATTTGCTACAGTAATGCGCTCATAAGGATCTCTTGAATTGTCACCTAGTCCATTGGTATTAACCCCAGTCAATCTCCAAGGTAAAAACGTTGAGCCATTTTTAGAGACACGCACGTCAAGGTCATTGACAAGTCTAGCTGTGTTGCTATTTGTTGCTGTAGTTGCAACTCCAGCACGGTCAGTCCAAGAGATAGAAGCCATTAAGTCATTGATGCCATCAGAGTTCACGGTAATCTCATATGTCTCACCAGCACTTAAAGTAAGTTCAGAAATTTGAGAAGCAGTTCCTTCATTGGTGATAACTTCTGCAGCCTTTTTAGTATTCATTAAACCCCAACCGTAAATTGGATCTGGACCTACCATTCCAGCATCATCTGCCGTGTGTAGTGCAAGACCTTTTACCGTCGCAGCTCTCATGTATGAACCTGCTGTCTCATTGTGCAGCTGTTGTAACAATAGGAGTGAACCCATCACATTAGGTGACGCCATGGACGTTCCTGTGATTGAGTTGTAAGCTGTGTCGCTAGTTTCATAGGTAGAAAATACCTGTGTACCGTTACCAGTAATGTCTGGCTTAATTCTCAAATCATCAGTAGGACCTTCACTACTACTAGAGTTTATGGTCACACTTCCTAAAGATCCGTCGCTGTTGATGACTGCGTCGTTTGCATTTGCTACTACCATGTTATTCTTTGCAGTTGCCGCGCCAGATAGTTTGTCATAAGCAGAATTGCCACCTAGTGGTGCACCATTGTAAGTATTCTGGTTACCATCGTTACCAGCGGCTTTTACCATTAAGAAATAAGGTGCATTGAACATCAACTCATCCCAATCCCTAGAATCTGTGATGTAGGCGCCAAAATAATAGTCCGGCAATTGATCACCTCTATAACCATAAGAGTGGTTGGACAATAACATACCGTTGGCAGCTTGTGCGGCAACCTCGGCAGTATCATTGTTCCAGTCATGACCTACAGCTTTAGCCTGTGGTGCCATACCTTTTGCATTGGCATTTGCTCCATAAGCGATCACGGTACCTGTAACGTGGGCTGCGTGAAAGTTGAGTGTGGTAGAATTATCACCTATGGTAAAACGATTGTTACCACCAGGTCCATCATATTCCTGGTGCGTGCCGCGAGCCAGACCACCATCCCAAATGTAACCAGTCATATTTTGACCTTCTACATTAAGTCCTAATCCACCATTGTTGTGCAGGAAATTAGCGCGGGTAGATTTTGCAGCTGCTACATTATAGGTAGTGTAGTAAATAAGCGTACCGTCTGGATCAATGCGCTGCAATTCTTGATAGGATCCATCACTGGATTTTTGAATCATCGGGATATTCCCAGCGATGGCAGCAGCTCTCACAGCAGCTTTTTCAATTTTTTCTTTGGCCTCAAATTTTTGAGACAACTGTTGCAGATTGCTCACATCCATTCTGGATTTGATCTGCGCACGATCCTGCTCGGTTTGAGCAAATGAGATCGAGGTCATTACCGTCATAAGGGAAACGGATAACCAGGTAGTTTTTAAATTCATTTGTTTGGGTTTTGATTAAAACAGGCTAGAAAGAAACCAAAATTTGTGTTAACCAACTAAGGATTTGTACAGAGTTATTACCAACTAATTATCATTTGTATAAACACGTATTATTATCCATCTCATAAACAGTTAATTACATAAAATTGACAAATGTTAAAATTTTAACTGCAGCTAAACGATTTATCATTTCACTCGGTTAAGTGCTTTAGTTTTGTTGTTTTAGCAAGTTTCTAGTCTCAAATAATGCTAGATCGATAATTTGATAGCCAAAATCATGAAAGACCAAAACCCAGACGTCTTAAAAGCCATCGAGATCAACAGGCAAACCTGGAACGATAGGACAAATGCTCATTATAGCAGTGGCTTTTATGATAGTTCCGCTTTCGCGAAAGCAAAAAATTCATTGAACTCCTACGAGATAAATGCTTTAGGAAATGTTACCGGCAAGTCTGTGCTGCACCTGCAATGTCATTTTGGGCAAGACAGTCTGAGTTGGGCGCATAAAGGTGCTACAGTCACAGGCGTAGACTTTTCAGAAACAGCAATCAACAAGGCGCGAGAACTAAGTGCTGAGTTGAAGATTCCAGCCAAATTTGTTTCATGCAATGTTTTTGATACAGCATCTCATATCGATAAGAAATTTGACATCGTTTTTACCAGCTATGGAGTGATAGGCTGGTTACCAGATTTAAAGCCATGGGCACAAATGATTGCCACCATGCTCAAACCTGGTGGTACCTTTTATATGGTAGAGTTTCACCCAATCGCATGGATGTTTGATTACCTAGAAAAGCCAGCCGTCATGAAATATCCATACTCAAATAAAGAGGTCATCTATGAGGAATACTCTGGCAGCTATGCCTCGACTGAAAGTGATTTGAACAGTAAGGAATATACTTGGAATCATCCCCTAAGCGAAGTGATACAATCCTTGATCGATGCAGGTCTCACCATCGAGCTTTTTGCAGAGCATGACGGCAGTCCATATAATGTATTCCCAGAAATGACAAAAAAAGGAGATTTATATTATTTAGAAAACCAATTGTACCCTACTATTTTTGAGATTAAAGCCACAAGATCCTAGCAGGTTAAACCTATGCTAATTGACCTGTGCTTATCACGCTAGCAAGTTGACTTAGTTATTTTTGACCAAATTTCAATTTTCATGGCAATCCTAGGTCCTATAATTAAAGCTGCACTCAACGTTCATGAGTATTTCACTCATGTAGATAATCATGTGGAGGCGCAGGAAAAAGTATTGCAGAATTTGCTTGATAAAGCAAAGGACACGGCCTTTGGAGAGAACTATGACTTTAATTCTATCCTGGCATCAGACGAGCCTGCGGCCATGTTTGCAGATGCAGTACCTTATCATGACTATAACTCTATGGATGAGAAATGGTGGCAACGTATTAAAAAAGGTGAGGAAAATGTAACCTGGCCTGGCTTGCCCAACTACATGGCGCGCAGCAGTGGCACTACTGGCAAGAAATCAAAGATGATTCCCGTAACAGACGAAATGCTGGATGCCATTAGAGCTGCCGGAACTCGACAAGTAAGCTCGCTAACCAATTTTGATCTGGATGCCGAGGTTTTTGAAAAAGAGGCGCTGGCACTAGGTAGCAGTACAGATCTTGATGAAGTTGATGGCTTTAAAGTAGGTGAGATTAGCGGTATCGCAGCCAGTAATATTCCTGAATTTCTGGAAAGTAAGTATCGTCCTGGTAGTGAGATCTCACGCATTGACGATTGGGATGAGCGTGTGGAGCGCATTGCACAGGAATCGGGTGATTGGGATATTGCCATGATAAGCGGCATACCGTCATGGCTAGAAATGATGCTTAAAAAAGTGATGGATCACCATGGTGTGGACAGCATTCACGATGTATGGCCTTCCTTGAGTGTTTATACATCAGGTGGCGTGGCGTTCGAGCCATATCGCAAAAGCTTTGAGAAGCTATTTTCAAAACCTGTTCAAATCGTGGACACCTATCTAGCGAGTGAAGGGTTCATCGCTTGCCAGCAGCGACAGGAGACAGATTCTATGCAATTGATTACGGATGGTGGCATCTACTTTGAATTTGTACCCTTTAAACCAGAATACATAGAGCCAGACGGCAGCATCTCGCAAAATGCACCAGCGCTTACCATGGCTCAAGTGGAAAAGGATGTGGATTACGTATTAATCATCTCCACGGTCAGTGGTGCATGGCGCTATTTGATAGGCGACACTATTGCTTTTACAGATGTCGATCACGCCGAAATCAAAATTACAGGTCGCACCAAATTCTTTTTAAACGTTGTTGGTAGCCAGCTTTCAGTTTTGAAAATGGAAAAAGCAGTTCAAGAACTGCAGGAGCAATTCAATACCAGTATCAAAGAGTTTACCGTGTATGCTCGACAGGATGATCAAGGAGATTTTTATCACTATTGGTATCTGGGAACTGATACAGAAACTAGTGAAGAAGACTTGAAAGAGGCCCTGGACCAATCATTACAGGAAGCTAACAAAAACTATAAGGTAGCTAGAACAAAAGCCTTGAAAGGAGTAAAAGTCACTAAGGTAGATCCAGATATTTTTGCTGCCTGGAACGAGCATCAAAAAAAGAAAGGCGGACAGGTAAAAATGGCCAAGGTATTATCTGACGATAAGCAAGAGGCTTGGGAAGAATTTGTTACTAATTACAAAGGGTAATCTAGCAATACAATTTAATAGGATTGCGCTTTCGCGAAAGCAAAACTTTACAAAACGTTATAAAGATGACGGACTCCTAAATGTTAACTCATTTCCTGCATACTAGGCTTCTCGCCAGTCTCGCCGTATCTGTTGATCAGCTCTGCAATTTCTTCTGGCGACAAGTAGAATTGGCGCATGTGGTTCTTGTATTTATCAGACAGACTAGTGTGATTTAAAATGAAGTTTTTGGTTTTTAAGATGTAATTACCCATGCCGTGCTTTACTGCATAGTCATCTGCTGCACGTTCAACTTCTTTGATATGTGCTTTGGAATACAAGTATTTTAAACCAAAAAAGATCATACCTATGGTAGATCGAGATCTATAATCCATCACGTGTCCCAATTCGTGACCCAACCAGCCTACCAACACATCATCAGGGATCTCATCAATAGTAAAAAATTTGTCTTCAACCTGAAACTTCTTGCTAATTAAAATGATGTAGGCTCGGTTTTTACGAGAGGTAAAAAGGCTTTTCCATTTAGGTTGCGCCTGCATAAAATTCTTGCGCACCATATCGTTGAATTTAAATTCAACCTCGGTGTCTTGCAATTCGGGATAATAAGATAGCGCTTGTTCTGCTTCATTTTGAATGCTTTGTGGCGCAATAAGTTTAGGATACTTCATTAATTGAAAGATACTGGTAATGCGTTCATAGGTCGTGAAAAATGCGTTAAATGAAAAAGCATCGCCGCCGCGATGCTTTTAAAAAATTGATAGGCTGGCCAATTAAAATCTACCAATAATTCCTGCATTGATACCAAATGGATGTCCAGGTCGCAAACCAGCTGGTTGTCTGGATACAGCATAATCGTTGTCCAGTAGATTTATCACATTAGTTGTCAGGCTTACACGAGGACTTAAATGATATCTAGCAGATAAGTCCACTACAAAGTTGCTGTCCACACGATTGGCAGTAGCAATATCACCGCTTCCTGCAATCGTGCGCATCTCGCCGACAAATCTTGCATTGGCATTGATATCAAATCTCGCATTGGTCAATCCAGCAATGATGTTCCATTGATGATTTGCTATATATGGTATCTCATCACCCACTTGAACCTCTCCATAAACATCACTATCAAACGCATTACGGAATTCTGTATCAGTATAAGTGTAGTTTACAGTGATAGGTAAGCCAAATCGTAAATTAGATTCCAGTAAATCATAACTCAAACTTAGCTCAAGACCGGCAACGTTGACTTCGCCAGCATTAAAAAGATCCGTGGTACCGCCACCACCAGCTGCTGCAAGATCACTACCTAATAAGTTACTGTAATCGTTAAAGAATAGGGTTGTCTCACCACGCAGTTTGCCGATAAGGTACCTACTTCCCAACTCATAATTGATGCTGCTTTCTTCCTCAACATCTGGCGAACTTCCTGGAGGCGAGAAACCTTTATGTACACCACCAAAGAATGCTAGTCGATTATTCCATCTATAATGAGCACCGATTCCTGGAATAAATACCGAAATGTTATTTTCTCTTGAGGAAAGATCGCTGCCAGTTCTATTGACGTCATCGCTACCAAAATTATTTCTGGACAGCTTGATATCCTCATATCGCAGGCCAGGCGTTAAGGTCAGTTTATTAAAGTTAAACGTGTAGAGTGCATGTAGAGCAATCGCTTGCGCATCGCTTACGCGATTTGCGTCGGTTCCTGGTGTGCCTGCTGTGGTACGATTTAAGGCACCGTTGTCTATTCCATAAAGATCTACCCATTGAAAACGATCTTCTTGATCCTCATGATAGCGAGCGCCAACTTCTAGTTCCTGTCTCGCTGTCTCACCCCAATTGATGCGAGCTACCGTTTGAACGCCACGAGAATAGTAAACGCGGTTATTGTTCTTTACTCCAAAAACATCATCATCTGTATCTTCTTGACTAGAGACTGCTGCAAACTCATCAGCAAATTCATCTGGTCGATCAAGAATATTGTTGATCTTGACTTTACCATCACCTGTATCTACATAATCAAGTTTGTACCAGTTGCGCTTGAAGTTATTGGAATATCCAGTTGTTGTTATGGATATGTTGCTCGCAGGTTTGATAAAATGAGTTAGCTGTATTTGATCATGCTCTTGATCAATTTGATCTGCTGCGCTGGATAAATAGCGACGGTAAGGATCTGTTTCAAAATCTGCATCGGTAAGGCCTAAGTAAGTCTCATTATCAAGGCCTTCACTGTATTGAAGTTTTAAGGTGACTGATTGAAATACTTTAGCATCTGCGCTGGAGTTGTAGCGCA
This window harbors:
- a CDS encoding GH3 family domain-containing protein, whose translation is MAILGPIIKAALNVHEYFTHVDNHVEAQEKVLQNLLDKAKDTAFGENYDFNSILASDEPAAMFADAVPYHDYNSMDEKWWQRIKKGEENVTWPGLPNYMARSSGTTGKKSKMIPVTDEMLDAIRAAGTRQVSSLTNFDLDAEVFEKEALALGSSTDLDEVDGFKVGEISGIAASNIPEFLESKYRPGSEISRIDDWDERVERIAQESGDWDIAMISGIPSWLEMMLKKVMDHHGVDSIHDVWPSLSVYTSGGVAFEPYRKSFEKLFSKPVQIVDTYLASEGFIACQQRQETDSMQLITDGGIYFEFVPFKPEYIEPDGSISQNAPALTMAQVEKDVDYVLIISTVSGAWRYLIGDTIAFTDVDHAEIKITGRTKFFLNVVGSQLSVLKMEKAVQELQEQFNTSIKEFTVYARQDDQGDFYHYWYLGTDTETSEEDLKEALDQSLQEANKNYKVARTKALKGVKVTKVDPDIFAAWNEHQKKKGGQVKMAKVLSDDKQEAWEEFVTNYKG
- a CDS encoding class I SAM-dependent methyltransferase, whose protein sequence is MKDQNPDVLKAIEINRQTWNDRTNAHYSSGFYDSSAFAKAKNSLNSYEINALGNVTGKSVLHLQCHFGQDSLSWAHKGATVTGVDFSETAINKARELSAELKIPAKFVSCNVFDTASHIDKKFDIVFTSYGVIGWLPDLKPWAQMIATMLKPGGTFYMVEFHPIAWMFDYLEKPAVMKYPYSNKEVIYEEYSGSYASTESDLNSKEYTWNHPLSEVIQSLIDAGLTIELFAEHDGSPYNVFPEMTKKGDLYYLENQLYPTIFEIKATRS
- a CDS encoding DUF2256 domain-containing protein, whose amino-acid sequence is MKQKARNPHNLPTKVCPVCEREFTWRKKWEKNWESVIYCSKKCSSNK
- a CDS encoding TonB-dependent receptor family protein; this translates as MIRIFLTGLALISASTLFAQTNDSINNLESIYLKQRSLFGSRFEKLNRTGSSYKVTAEELERFNYTDVNRVLLKVPGVNITEEDGFGLRPNISLRGTQAERSSKITLMEDGVLIAPAPYSAPAAYYFPNVARMQSVEVLKGSSQIQYGPFTTGGAINFVSSAVPSDLQGYGRINFGNYNTRQTELRVGDSGEHFGFVAEYLNFNSDGFKSLDGGGNTGFDRNDYTTKVRYNSSADAKVFQSVTLKLQYSEGLDNETYLGLTDADFETDPYRRYLSSAADQIDQEHDQIQLTHFIKPASNISITTTGYSNNFKRNWYKLDYVDTGDGKVKINNILDRPDEFADEFAAVSSQEDTDDDVFGVKNNNRVYYSRGVQTVARINWGETARQELEVGARYHEDQEDRFQWVDLYGIDNGALNRTTAGTPGTDANRVSDAQAIALHALYTFNFNKLTLTPGLRYEDIKLSRNNFGSDDVNRTGSDLSSRENNISVFIPGIGAHYRWNNRLAFFGGVHKGFSPPGSSPDVEEESSINYELGSRYLIGKLRGETTLFFNDYSNLLGSDLAAAGGGGTTDLFNAGEVNVAGLELSLSYDLLESNLRFGLPITVNYTYTDTEFRNAFDSDVYGEVQVGDEIPYIANHQWNIIAGLTNARFDINANARFVGEMRTIAGSGDIATANRVDSNFVVDLSARYHLSPRVSLTTNVINLLDNDYAVSRQPAGLRPGHPFGINAGIIGRF
- a CDS encoding flavin reductase family protein is translated as MKHYSLYEIKKMERHYRGHLINSITGFKSANLLATRSEDGVDNVAIFSSVTHLGSDPALFGYIQRPLGHGAGHTYENLKATNSITLNHINMDLVDAAHQSSAKYDPKLSEFDLLGIERFKRDGFKAPFVKYAHVQVAATYENEYYLKENDCRLVICRITDIFLAPEIQTDDGWVNLDKAGTVTINGLDAYATATVEKRLSYAKVDQKLEEIEIKK
- a CDS encoding fibronectin type III domain-containing protein; the protein is MNLKTTWLSVSLMTVMTSISFAQTEQDRAQIKSRMDVSNLQQLSQKFEAKEKIEKAAVRAAAIAGNIPMIQKSSDGSYQELQRIDPDGTLIYYTTYNVAAAKSTRANFLHNNGGLGLNVEGQNMTGYIWDGGLARGTHQEYDGPGGNNRFTIGDNSTTLNFHAAHVTGTVIAYGANANAKGMAPQAKAVGHDWNNDTAEVAAQAANGMLLSNHSYGYRGDQLPDYYFGAYITDSRDWDELMFNAPYFLMVKAAGNDGNQNTYNGAPLGGNSAYDKLSGAATAKNNMVVANANDAVINSDGSLGSVTINSSSSEGPTDDLRIKPDITGNGTQVFSTYETSDTAYNSITGTSMASPNVMGSLLLLQQLHNETAGSYMRAATVKGLALHTADDAGMVGPDPIYGWGLMNTKKAAEVITNEGTASQISELTLSAGETYEITVNSDGINDLMASISWTDRAGVATTATNSNTARLVNDLDVRVSKNGSTFLPWRLTGVNTNGLGDNSRDPYERITVANASGTYTIRVTHKGTLTGGSQNYSLIVTGIAAQAQPCVASVPANVQLNGASDKDATIGWTAIPSASYVVRFRESGTTAWTTQQVNNATANLTGLTANTAYQVQVRSVCADGSQSAYSSTINFSTTSVQYCASKGNSVADEYISNFKLNAINKSSTGNAAGYSNFTASSTDLAVGDSYTLEITPTWTGTKYNEAYAMWIDYNQDGDFNDAGEQVFTAAPSQNVLISGSFTVPSGAASGATRLRVSMKYNALPTACETFDYGEVEDYTVNVGSVVADTTAPTAPGSLVANNVSETSATLVWNASSDNVGVTGYEVYNGSNLLTTTTNTSQVVNGLFIGTTYSFSIVAVDAAGNKSNASNVVNVTPVDQTAPSVPANVVVSAITQTTASLNWNASTDNVGVTEYDVYSNGALLGSLAGTTANLTGLTAGTNYSVRVAAKDAAGNISNQSAAVSFTTEPEASAGCVATAGTPYAEGFESGLGGWTQGTGDDFNWTRRSGGTPSNATGPSSASEGSNYVYMESSAPNYSTKTAILNSPCFDLAGVSDATLTFKYHMYGATNMGGLLLQASEDDGASWSTVWSKSGNQGNAWRDASVDLSAYSAGTVRLRFNGTTGTTWQGDMAIDDVKLTDGAAAQPVAANLRITFDNYPEETSWTLVNSSGATVASGGTYASQADGSTVNIPLTLPEDCYTLTFTDAYGDGICCQYGNGSYALTNSSNGAVLASGGSFTRTDVKSFCLGNATNNDYQYAVNKSPIDDAPLFSIYPNPVENGTLNVKVTSLENIKYSVLNMQGQQVLQGETTQAINVSNLAVGVYMLQIETKKETLVERFIIK